The Tubulanus polymorphus chromosome 1, tnTubPoly1.2, whole genome shotgun sequence genome contains a region encoding:
- the LOC141915436 gene encoding quinone oxidoreductase PIG3-like — protein MIFFANIFGVFVLLYLMTSVISQPPIMKAINYAEGQGPEHMSLAEFPVPDLREKEILIKVYSSAINRADTLQRKGLYTPPEGQSKILGLEATGKVIKLSSDCSDKWKVGDRVMVLVAGGGNAEYVAAHEDHLMPVPKGWKFNDAAAIPEVWITAYQLIFTEGQFQPGDSVLIHAGGSGVGTAATQLVSIWGGVPIVTAGSQSKLDKAKSLGAAACYNYKEGNFDDKVLNFTQGKGVRMILDCVGGSFCEQNARCIGIEGRWMLYGLLGGRSVNGNLFSSILRKRVNLRGSTLRARNIEYKASLIKSFTQSVLPLFESGDLGVVVDSVFPLEKLGDAHKKMESNLNVGKIIIQVQSEDEHDEL, from the exons ATGATATTTTTTGCTAATATTTTCGGCGTTTTCGTCCTGTTATACTTGATGACAAGCGTG ATTTCTCAACCTCCCATAATGAAGGCTATCAATTATGCAGAGGGCCAAGGACCAGAGCACATGTCTCTGGCAGAATTTCCAGTTCCAGATTTGCGCGAGAAAGAAATCTTGATCAAAGTTTATTCTTCCGCCATCAATCGGGCAGACACATTGCAG CGTAaaggtttatatacaccaCCTGAGGGACAAAGCAAAATTCTCGGACTTGAAGCTACAGGGAAGGTCATTAAACTGTCATCAGACTGTTCTGATAAGTGGAAAGTTGGAGATCGTGTTATGGTATTAGTTGCAG GTGGTGGAAATGCTGAATATGTGGCAGCCCATGAAGATCATTTGATGCCTGTACCAAAAGGCTGGAAATTCAACGATGCAGCTGCAATCCCTGAAGTCTGGATTACTGCTTATCAACTAATATTCACTGAAG GTCAGTTTCAACCGGGCGATTCTGTGTTAATTCATGCCGGTGGAAGTGGAGTAGGTACAGCTGCTACTCAACTAGTGTCCATATGGGGTGGTGTACCCATTGTCACTGCTGGATCACAATCCAAATTAGATAAAGCTAAAAGTCTTGGTGCTGCTGCATGTTACAACTATAAAGAGGGCAACTTTGATGATAAAGTCTTGAATTTCACTCAAG GTAAGGGAGTTAGGATGATATTAGATTGTGTTGGTGGATCGTTTTGTGAGCAAAATGCTCGATGTATTGGAATCGAAGGAAGATGGATGCTTTATGGCCTTTTAG GTGGCCGTTCGGTAAATggtaatctattttcatctattttacGGAAACGTGTCAACTTAAGAGGATCCACTCTACGTGCAAGAAATATTGAG TATAAAGCATCATTGATTAAATCGTTCACTCAATCCGTCTTGCCTCTGTTTGAAAGCGGTGATCTCGGCGTTGTTGTCGATTCTGTATTTCCACTTGAAAAACTTGGCGACGCTCATAAAAAGATGGAATCAAACTTGAATGTAGGAAAAATTATAATACAAGTGCAATCTGAGGATGAGCATGATGAACTATGA